Proteins from a single region of Primulina tabacum isolate GXHZ01 chromosome 5, ASM2559414v2, whole genome shotgun sequence:
- the LOC142545399 gene encoding protein NTM1-like 9 isoform X3 yields MMKLEALPKGFRFRPTDEELVSHYLRFKINGHHCAVGVIPEVDVCKWEPWDLPALSVIKSDDPEWFFFCPRDRKYPNGHRSNRATEAGYWKATGKDRTIKSRKSSPSYPINTNVIGTKKTLVFYRGRAPKGERTNWIMHEYRATEPDLDGTGPGQGDYVLCRLFHKANEKLDDLKYGEVEPTRSSPSTNISSPDEVSSDLFQEPKVPAVHLLNELEDVKKWEDEVYEPSRLMSKEFGCNKLDNKVVDPSQSFIFNDSENCIGSPFADDFGNDDNGLHFQDGTSEQDASLSDLLEVLQKNDNYLCKESANPEHSAATRESLIPWHMDDLDQIQSASSKVNDGNLYGETDKMMVQAQGVTTQFFQIDPAYHSFYRYADEENDALVNKVKDSIQKSDNSYHTLQVEASSSAYSGSGIKIQSRHPRNQPSSMNSNAQGIASRRIHLLIEHGQNFVHYEKPNEVSSSEEQESESLVTEAARNVSLDPLELEGRITNENKETAQTCNPRLELQVKHAGKNGCAKIASSIISTVLSTDRDACYLNLYAVSIYLVLVLLIVSLGIWKSPSSHEVHR; encoded by the exons ATGATGAAATTGGAGGCGTTACCCAAGGGATTCAGGTTCCGTCCGACGGACGAGGAGCTCGTTAGCCATTATCTGAGATTTAAGATCAACGGTCACCATTGTGCAGTTGGAGTTATCCCAGAGGTTGACGTCTGCAAATGGGAACCATGGGATCTCCCTG CTCTCTCAGTGATAAAGTCTGATGACCCAGAATGGTTCTTCTTTTGCCCTCGTGATAGGAAATACCCAAATGGACATCGTTCAAATAGGGCCACAGAAGCTGGTTACTGGAAGGCCACCGGAAAGGATCGCACTATAAAATCTCGCAAATCGTCCCCTTCTTATCCAATCAATACCAATGTAATTGGAACAAAGAAGACTCTAGTATTCTACAGGGGTCGTGCTCCCAAGGGCGAGCGCACAAATTGGATCATGCACGAGTATCGTGCTACTGAGCCAGATCTTGATGGGACTGGTCCTGGACAG GGGGACTATGTTCTATGTCGTTTGTTCCACAAGGCAAATGAGAAGCTAGATGATTTAAAATACGGCGAAGTTGAACCTACCAGGTCATCTCCTTCTACCAACATATCATCTCCTGATGAAGTATCATCTGATCTATTTCAAGAGCCTAAAGTACCGGCTGTTCATCTTCTCAATGAACTGGAAGACGTGAAGAAGTGGGAAGATGAG GTGTACGAGCCATCAAGATTAATGTCTAAAGAATTCGGATGCAATAAGTTGGACAACAAGGTGGTGGACCCTTCGCAGTCGTTCATTTTCAATGATTCGGAAAATTGCATAGGTTCTCCATTTGCTGATGACTTTGGCAATGATGACAATGGATTGCATTTTCAAGATGGCACATCTGAGCAGGATGCATCCCTATCAGATTTGTTGGAAGTTCTTCAAAAAAATGACAACTACTTATGCAAAGAGTCTGCTAACCCTGAGCACTCAGCTGCAACAAGAGAAAGTCTCATACCATGGCACATGGATGATCTGGATCAAATACAGTCTGCAAGCTCTAAGGTGAATGATGGCAACCTTTATGGTGAAACAGATAAAATGATGGTTCAGGCACAG GGGGTCACAACTCAATTTTTTCAGATTGATCCAGCTTATCATTCCTTCTACCGCTATGCTGATGAAGAAAATGATGCCCTTGTCAATAAAGTTAAGGATTCAATCCAAAAATCAGACAACTCATATCATACACTTCAAGTCGAAGCTAGTAGTAGTGCTTATAGTGGAAGTGGGATCAAGATTCAATCTCGTCACCCTCGAAATCAGCCAAGTTCAATGAACTCTAATGCCCAGGGAATTGCTTCAAGGAGGATCCACCTATTGATAGAACATGGACAGAACTTTGTTCATTATGAAAAACCCAATGAAGTAAGCAGTAGTGAAGAACAAGAATCAGAATCGCTTGTTACAGAG GCCGCGCGGAATGTTAGTCTAGATCCTTTGGAGCTAGAAGGAAGAATTACCAATGAGAATAAAGAGACTGCTCAAACATGTAATCCAAGATTGGAGTTGCAGGTTAAGCATGCCGGAAAAAATGGCTGTGCCAAGATAGCCTCGTCTATAATATCAACGGTGTTGTCTACCGACCGGGATGCATGTTACTTGAATCTGTATGCTGTCAGCATTTATCTAGTTTTAGTTCTGTTGATAGTGTCCCTTGGCATTTGGAAATCCCCCAGTTCGCATGAAGTACATCGTTGA
- the LOC142544554 gene encoding heavy metal-associated isoprenylated plant protein 30-like, which translates to MVKLLERLFGSLASAIAYCFIHYQDHHHHHHNPSAKSPKKYKMPKAGRPLSLQTVELKVRMCCSGCERVVRESIQKLKGIDSVEVDLEMEKVRVIGYVDRNKVLKAVRRAGKRAEFWPYPNPPLYFTSSNNYFKDTTNEYKESYNYWRHGYNIADRHGSLPATHRGDDKVSNLFNDDNVNACCVM; encoded by the exons ATGGTGAAGTTACTTGAGCGACTATTTGGTTCTCTGGCCTCGGCTATCGCATATTGTTTCATTCACTATCAAGATCATCATCACCACCACCATAACCCATCTGCAAAAAGtccaaaaaaatacaaaatgcCTAAGGCCGGTCGACCACTTTCTTTGCAG ACCGTAGAGCTCAAAGTGAGGATGTGTTGCAGTGGATGTGAGAGAGTTGTACGAGAATCCATTCAAAAACTCAAAG GAATAGACTCAGTGGAGGTCGATTTGGAGATGGAGAAGGTAAGAGTCATTGGATATGTGGATCGCAACAAGGTGCTGAAAGCCGTGAGGAGGGCGGGGAAAAGAGCGGAGTTCTGGCCATACCCAAACCCTCCTCTCTACTTCACCTCTTCAAACAACTACTTCAAAGATACGACGAATGAGTACAAAGAGAGCTATAACTATTGGCGGCACGGCTACAACATTGCTGACAGGCATGGTTCTCTTCCCGCCACTCATCGAGGCGATGACAAAGTTAGCAACTTGTTCAATGACGATAATGTCAACGCCTGCTGCGTTATGTAG
- the LOC142544553 gene encoding uncharacterized protein LOC142544553, with protein sequence MYINNIITQVMLIPCQSSDTCCRFTNCWRKISSSSGMILVAIVAELLEEYTLMVARVLEHVFQDVPLPFPRRVRFLILRSLPYASHRLLPPTPTPTPTLNPVS encoded by the coding sequence atgtataTAAACAATATCATAACTCAGGTAATGCTCATTCCCTGCCAGTCATCTGATACTTGCTGTCGTTTTACTAATTGCTGGAGAAAGATTTCCTCATCTTCAGGCATGATACTGGTGGCGATAGTGGCGGAGCTGCTGGAGGAGTACACTTTGATGGTGGCGCGTGTTTTAGAGCACGTGTTTCAAGACGTGCCGCTACCGTTCCCTAGAAGGGTTCGCTTCCTCATCCTTCGTAGTCTTCCGTACGCTTCCCACCGCCTTCTTCCGCCCACTCCCACTCCCACTCCCACTCTCAATCCCGTTTCGTAG
- the LOC142545399 gene encoding protein NTM1-like 9 isoform X2 — translation MMKLEALPKGFRFRPTDEELVSHYLRFKINGHHCAVGVIPEVDVCKWEPWDLPALSVIKSDDPEWFFFCPRDRKYPNGHRSNRATEAGYWKATGKDRTIKSRKSSPSYPINTNVIGTKKTLVFYRGRAPKGERTNWIMHEYRATEPDLDGTGPGQGDYVLCRLFHKANEKLDDLKYGEVEPTRSSPSTNISSPDEVSSDLFQEPKVPAVHLLNELEDVKKWEDEVDYRTPTLAPVESCAFHGLSHSTEVYEPSRLMSKEFGCNKLDNKVVDPSQSFIFNDSENCIGSPFADDFGNDDNGLHFQDGTSEQDASLSDLLEVLQKNDNYLCKESANPEHSAATRESLIPWHMDDLDQIQSASSKVNDGNLYGETDKMMVQAQIDPAYHSFYRYADEENDALVNKVKDSIQKSDNSYHTLQVEASSSAYSGSGIKIQSRHPRNQPSSMNSNAQGIASRRIHLLIEHGQNFVHYEKPNEVSSSEEQESESLVTEAARNVSLDPLELEGRITNENKETAQTCNPRLELQVKHAGKNGCAKIASSIISTVLSTDRDACYLNLYAVSIYLVLVLLIVSLGIWKSPSSHEVHR, via the exons ATGATGAAATTGGAGGCGTTACCCAAGGGATTCAGGTTCCGTCCGACGGACGAGGAGCTCGTTAGCCATTATCTGAGATTTAAGATCAACGGTCACCATTGTGCAGTTGGAGTTATCCCAGAGGTTGACGTCTGCAAATGGGAACCATGGGATCTCCCTG CTCTCTCAGTGATAAAGTCTGATGACCCAGAATGGTTCTTCTTTTGCCCTCGTGATAGGAAATACCCAAATGGACATCGTTCAAATAGGGCCACAGAAGCTGGTTACTGGAAGGCCACCGGAAAGGATCGCACTATAAAATCTCGCAAATCGTCCCCTTCTTATCCAATCAATACCAATGTAATTGGAACAAAGAAGACTCTAGTATTCTACAGGGGTCGTGCTCCCAAGGGCGAGCGCACAAATTGGATCATGCACGAGTATCGTGCTACTGAGCCAGATCTTGATGGGACTGGTCCTGGACAG GGGGACTATGTTCTATGTCGTTTGTTCCACAAGGCAAATGAGAAGCTAGATGATTTAAAATACGGCGAAGTTGAACCTACCAGGTCATCTCCTTCTACCAACATATCATCTCCTGATGAAGTATCATCTGATCTATTTCAAGAGCCTAAAGTACCGGCTGTTCATCTTCTCAATGAACTGGAAGACGTGAAGAAGTGGGAAGATGAGGTAGACTATAGGACTCCTACTCTAGCACCAGTTGAAAGTTGTGCTTTCCATGGATTGAGTCATTCTACTGAG GTGTACGAGCCATCAAGATTAATGTCTAAAGAATTCGGATGCAATAAGTTGGACAACAAGGTGGTGGACCCTTCGCAGTCGTTCATTTTCAATGATTCGGAAAATTGCATAGGTTCTCCATTTGCTGATGACTTTGGCAATGATGACAATGGATTGCATTTTCAAGATGGCACATCTGAGCAGGATGCATCCCTATCAGATTTGTTGGAAGTTCTTCAAAAAAATGACAACTACTTATGCAAAGAGTCTGCTAACCCTGAGCACTCAGCTGCAACAAGAGAAAGTCTCATACCATGGCACATGGATGATCTGGATCAAATACAGTCTGCAAGCTCTAAGGTGAATGATGGCAACCTTTATGGTGAAACAGATAAAATGATGGTTCAGGCACAG ATTGATCCAGCTTATCATTCCTTCTACCGCTATGCTGATGAAGAAAATGATGCCCTTGTCAATAAAGTTAAGGATTCAATCCAAAAATCAGACAACTCATATCATACACTTCAAGTCGAAGCTAGTAGTAGTGCTTATAGTGGAAGTGGGATCAAGATTCAATCTCGTCACCCTCGAAATCAGCCAAGTTCAATGAACTCTAATGCCCAGGGAATTGCTTCAAGGAGGATCCACCTATTGATAGAACATGGACAGAACTTTGTTCATTATGAAAAACCCAATGAAGTAAGCAGTAGTGAAGAACAAGAATCAGAATCGCTTGTTACAGAG GCCGCGCGGAATGTTAGTCTAGATCCTTTGGAGCTAGAAGGAAGAATTACCAATGAGAATAAAGAGACTGCTCAAACATGTAATCCAAGATTGGAGTTGCAGGTTAAGCATGCCGGAAAAAATGGCTGTGCCAAGATAGCCTCGTCTATAATATCAACGGTGTTGTCTACCGACCGGGATGCATGTTACTTGAATCTGTATGCTGTCAGCATTTATCTAGTTTTAGTTCTGTTGATAGTGTCCCTTGGCATTTGGAAATCCCCCAGTTCGCATGAAGTACATCGTTGA
- the LOC142545399 gene encoding protein NTM1-like 9 isoform X1 codes for MMKLEALPKGFRFRPTDEELVSHYLRFKINGHHCAVGVIPEVDVCKWEPWDLPALSVIKSDDPEWFFFCPRDRKYPNGHRSNRATEAGYWKATGKDRTIKSRKSSPSYPINTNVIGTKKTLVFYRGRAPKGERTNWIMHEYRATEPDLDGTGPGQGDYVLCRLFHKANEKLDDLKYGEVEPTRSSPSTNISSPDEVSSDLFQEPKVPAVHLLNELEDVKKWEDEVDYRTPTLAPVESCAFHGLSHSTEVYEPSRLMSKEFGCNKLDNKVVDPSQSFIFNDSENCIGSPFADDFGNDDNGLHFQDGTSEQDASLSDLLEVLQKNDNYLCKESANPEHSAATRESLIPWHMDDLDQIQSASSKVNDGNLYGETDKMMVQAQGVTTQFFQIDPAYHSFYRYADEENDALVNKVKDSIQKSDNSYHTLQVEASSSAYSGSGIKIQSRHPRNQPSSMNSNAQGIASRRIHLLIEHGQNFVHYEKPNEVSSSEEQESESLVTEAARNVSLDPLELEGRITNENKETAQTCNPRLELQVKHAGKNGCAKIASSIISTVLSTDRDACYLNLYAVSIYLVLVLLIVSLGIWKSPSSHEVHR; via the exons ATGATGAAATTGGAGGCGTTACCCAAGGGATTCAGGTTCCGTCCGACGGACGAGGAGCTCGTTAGCCATTATCTGAGATTTAAGATCAACGGTCACCATTGTGCAGTTGGAGTTATCCCAGAGGTTGACGTCTGCAAATGGGAACCATGGGATCTCCCTG CTCTCTCAGTGATAAAGTCTGATGACCCAGAATGGTTCTTCTTTTGCCCTCGTGATAGGAAATACCCAAATGGACATCGTTCAAATAGGGCCACAGAAGCTGGTTACTGGAAGGCCACCGGAAAGGATCGCACTATAAAATCTCGCAAATCGTCCCCTTCTTATCCAATCAATACCAATGTAATTGGAACAAAGAAGACTCTAGTATTCTACAGGGGTCGTGCTCCCAAGGGCGAGCGCACAAATTGGATCATGCACGAGTATCGTGCTACTGAGCCAGATCTTGATGGGACTGGTCCTGGACAG GGGGACTATGTTCTATGTCGTTTGTTCCACAAGGCAAATGAGAAGCTAGATGATTTAAAATACGGCGAAGTTGAACCTACCAGGTCATCTCCTTCTACCAACATATCATCTCCTGATGAAGTATCATCTGATCTATTTCAAGAGCCTAAAGTACCGGCTGTTCATCTTCTCAATGAACTGGAAGACGTGAAGAAGTGGGAAGATGAGGTAGACTATAGGACTCCTACTCTAGCACCAGTTGAAAGTTGTGCTTTCCATGGATTGAGTCATTCTACTGAG GTGTACGAGCCATCAAGATTAATGTCTAAAGAATTCGGATGCAATAAGTTGGACAACAAGGTGGTGGACCCTTCGCAGTCGTTCATTTTCAATGATTCGGAAAATTGCATAGGTTCTCCATTTGCTGATGACTTTGGCAATGATGACAATGGATTGCATTTTCAAGATGGCACATCTGAGCAGGATGCATCCCTATCAGATTTGTTGGAAGTTCTTCAAAAAAATGACAACTACTTATGCAAAGAGTCTGCTAACCCTGAGCACTCAGCTGCAACAAGAGAAAGTCTCATACCATGGCACATGGATGATCTGGATCAAATACAGTCTGCAAGCTCTAAGGTGAATGATGGCAACCTTTATGGTGAAACAGATAAAATGATGGTTCAGGCACAG GGGGTCACAACTCAATTTTTTCAGATTGATCCAGCTTATCATTCCTTCTACCGCTATGCTGATGAAGAAAATGATGCCCTTGTCAATAAAGTTAAGGATTCAATCCAAAAATCAGACAACTCATATCATACACTTCAAGTCGAAGCTAGTAGTAGTGCTTATAGTGGAAGTGGGATCAAGATTCAATCTCGTCACCCTCGAAATCAGCCAAGTTCAATGAACTCTAATGCCCAGGGAATTGCTTCAAGGAGGATCCACCTATTGATAGAACATGGACAGAACTTTGTTCATTATGAAAAACCCAATGAAGTAAGCAGTAGTGAAGAACAAGAATCAGAATCGCTTGTTACAGAG GCCGCGCGGAATGTTAGTCTAGATCCTTTGGAGCTAGAAGGAAGAATTACCAATGAGAATAAAGAGACTGCTCAAACATGTAATCCAAGATTGGAGTTGCAGGTTAAGCATGCCGGAAAAAATGGCTGTGCCAAGATAGCCTCGTCTATAATATCAACGGTGTTGTCTACCGACCGGGATGCATGTTACTTGAATCTGTATGCTGTCAGCATTTATCTAGTTTTAGTTCTGTTGATAGTGTCCCTTGGCATTTGGAAATCCCCCAGTTCGCATGAAGTACATCGTTGA
- the LOC142544552 gene encoding uncharacterized protein LOC142544552 gives MVATRSIFHPTMADLGDKKQKNLDQEIRELISALTSRLTSMQRSPKNGISTDQHNQEANEHDVRMITLAGSNLGATMRGEIDQKPEAPQGQELPESEDFVTYVNSNFQAINNSIMLGGSYETNDPGVHLDISEYKEDNVVRRTQRKKSKKNENGGSERDQYTEHDSE, from the coding sequence ATGGTCGCTACTCGATCGATCTTTCATCCAACGATGGCTGATCTTGGAGATAAGAAGCAAAAGAATCTCGATCAAGAGATTAGGGAGCTGATATCTGCTCTGACGAGTCGTCTCACCTCGATGCAACGTAGCCCGAAAAATGGAATTTCAACGGATCAGCATAATCAAGAGGCAAACGAACATGATGTGAGGATGATCACATTGGCAGGAAGCAATCTAGGAGCCACGATGCGCGGTGAGATTGATCAGAAGCCTGAAGCCCCACAAGGTCAAGAACTTCCCGAGTCCGAAGACTTTGTCACTTATGTCAACAGTAACTTCCAAGCTATCAACAATTCAATCATGCTTGGGGGTAGTTATGAGACGAATGATCCCGGTGTTCATTTGGACATCTCGGAATATAAAGAAGACAATGTTGTACGTCGCACACAGAGAAAAAAAAGCAAGAAAAATGAGAATGGAGGCTCCGAAAGAGACCAGTACACTGAACATGACTCGGAGTAA